The genomic DNA GAGATGGGCGGCCAGCCGGGCCAGCGGCTCAGCCCGCCGCCGGACTACCCGGGCAGGCCCGCGCCCCCGCTGGGAGCCGGGTGACGCAGGCGGTGGCCGGCTGACGAGGGCGCCCGCTCCGGAACGAATTGCGTGGCGACAGGCGTTGTGGGACGACGAGGGGTGCCTATGAAGACGCACGAACAGAGCCACGTCCGGACGGACGGGCAGATGCCCGACCGGAGCGACGTGGAGAAGCGCGAACACGACCACACCGCCGGAGCGGGTCGTGACGACGCGATCGCCGTCACGACCGACGGGCTGCCCGGCTGGCTCGACCCTGTCGTCCGCGCCGCGCGGACCGTCGAGCCCCGGCAGCTCAGCCGCTTCCTGCCGCCCGAGAACGGCGCCGGGCGCCAGTCCGCCGTGCTGATCCTTTTCGGCGAGGGCGAGCGAGGCCCCGAGCTGCTCCTGATGGAGCGCTCCGGTTCCCTGCGTTCCCACGCAGGGCAGCCTTCCTTCCCCGGTGGCGCCCTGGACCCCGAGGACGGCGATCAGGCGACCACAGGGCCGCTGAGGGCCGCTCTGCGGGAGGCCGAGGAGGAGACAGGCCTCGATCCGCGCGGCGTCCAGCTCTTCGGCGTGCTGCCCCGGCTGTACATCCCGGTGAGCAGCTTCGTGGTGACGCCGGTCCTCGGCTGGTGGCGGGCGCCGAGCCCGGTGGGAGTCGTCGATCCGGCGGAGACCGCCCGGGTCTTCACGGTTCCCGTGGCGGATCTCACGGATCCCGCCAACAGGGTGACGACGGTGCACCCCAGCGGTCACCTGGGCCCGGCATTTCTGGTCGAATCGGCCCTCGTCTGGGGTTTCACGGCCGGGGTCATCGACCGCATTCTGCACTTCGCAGGATGGGAGCGCCCCTGGGACAGGTCCAGACAGGTGCCGCTCGACTGGCGCGCATGACAGGCTGACTCCTGTGCCGGGCCCTTTCGGGCCCGCCCGGCCTCAGCCGAACGAACGGGTCCGGCGACGAATCTGCGAGGGCAATAGACGGTGAACGTGCTGGACATCCTGCTGCTGGCCGGCGCCGTGTGGTTCGCAGTGATCGGCTACCGCCAGGGCTTCGTCGTCGGCATCCTCTCGGTGATCGGGTTTCTCGGCGGCGGTCTTGTCGCCGTCTATCTGCTGCCGATTCTGTGGGACCAATTGACTGACAGCTCGGAAGTCTCCTCGACTGCCGCAGTCGTCGCAGTAATAATCGTGATCGTGTGCGCGTCCGTCGGCCAGGCCTTCACTACGCATCTCGGTAACAAACTCCGCCGCTACATCACGTGGTCGCCTGCGCGCGCTCTCGACGCGACCGGCGGCGCGCTGGTCAACGTGGTCGCGATGCTGCTGGTCGCGTGGCTGATCGGGTCAGCCCTCGCGGGCACGTCGCTGCCGACGCTGGGCAAGGAGGTCCGTAACTCCTCGGTGCTGCTGGGCGTCTCGCGGGTGATGCCCTCCCAGGCCTCCACCTGGTTCACGGACTTCTCCTCGGTCCTTGCGCAGAACGGCTTCCCGCAGGTCTTCAGCCCCTTCGCCAACGAGCCGATCACCGAGGTCAGGGCCCCGGATCCGGCTCTGGCCGGCAGCCCGGTCGCGACGCGCGCCAAGCAGTCCATCGTCAAGGTCGTCGGTACGGCTCCGAGCTGCGGCAAGGTTCTCGAAGGCACCGGCTTCGTCTTCTCCGACCGCCGGGTGATGACCAACGCGCATGTCGTCGGCGGCGTCGACGAGCCGACGGTCCAGATCGGCGGCCAGGGGCGGCTGTACGACGCGAAGGTCGTCCTCTACGACTGGCGGCGCGACATCGCCGTACTCGACGTCCCGGGCCTCGACGCGAAGCCGCTGAAGTTCACCGACACCAACCACGACGCGGCCTCGGGGAACAGCGCCATCGTCGCGGGCTTCCCGGAGAACGGCTCGTACGACGTACGTGCCGCACGTGTCCGCGGCCGCATCGACGCCAACGGCCCGGACATCTACCACCGGGGCACGGTCCGCCGCGACGTGTACTCGCTCTACGCGACGGTCCGTCAGGGCAACTCCGGCGGACCGCTGCTGACCCCTGACGGCAAGGTGTTCGGAGTCGTGTTCGCCAAGTCGCTGGACGACCCCCAGACGGGCTACGCCCTGACGGCCGACGAGATCCGCCAGGACATCACGACCGGGCGCACCGCCAACCAGCAGGTCGACAGCCAGGCGTGCGCGCTGTAGGTCGCGGAGAGCGTGGGTGGGTACGGGGCAGCTGTCCCGAACCCACCCCCTGGAGTCCTCGCTCCGCGTGATCGGGTGAGGGGCGGGTCATCCGCGGGGATGCCTCAGCCGCGCCGAGACCCAGCGGGCCCGGCGGCGGAGGATGCGCGGAATGCCCAGCTGCAGATCATGCAGATCATGCGCACTGCGCACCCGGCCCTGGGGGCCGTCCCCCTCATGAGTGCTCGGATCCGCCGTAGCGGTCGAGCGTCGATTGCGTGCTGCGTCACCGAAGTCGTGCGTCCAGCCCATACCCCGACGTCTGCCCGTGCCTCATGGTCGGTAATCGCCCATGCGTCAGCCAATTGGCCTATGCGCCAGGCAATTGGCTGTTCGTCGGACAACTGTGCTCTTCCAGCCACCGGTTGACCGCGCCGGGTCACCGGCCCCGGCCGCTCGCAGCGGCGGTCGCGGGGCTACCGGTCCGGCTCAGGATCCTTGAGCCAGTTGATGAGTTCGGTCGAGAAACCGACCGGATCCTCCTCGTGCGGGAAGTGTCCCAGACCATCGAAAAGTCGCCAACGGTAAGGCGCTTCGACGTACTGGCCGGACCCTGCCGCACTCCGCGTACGGACCGCCGGATCGAGCGAACCGTGCAGATGCAGCGTGGGAACCCGCACCGGGCGCTTCATCCTGCGGTTGAACTGGATGCCGTCCGGACGCGCCATGGACCGCACCATCCAGCGGTACGGCTCGATCGAGCAGTGCGCCGTCGACGGGATGCACATCGCGCGCCGGTAGACGTCCAGCGCCGCGTCGTCGGGGAACTCCGCAGTCCGCGGCCCCGACCAGTCGCGGATCAGCCGGCCGACCAACGCCGCGTCGTCCGCGACGAGCTGGCGCTCCGGCACCCATGGACGCTGGAAGCCCCAGATGTACGAGCCCGCCCGGGACTGTGCGAAGTCGGAGAGCATGGAGGACCGCCAACGGCGCGGGTGCGGCATCGAGGAGACTGCCAGCCGGCGCACCAGCTTCGGCCGCATCACCGCGGCGGTCCAGGCGAGGTAGCCGCCCATGTCGTGGCCGACCAGCGCGGCGTCCGGCTCGCCGAGCGAGCGGATCACGCCGGTGATGTCGAGGGCGAGGTTGGCGGGGTCGTAACCCCGAGGCGTACGGTCGCTGCCACCCACCCCGCGCAGATCCATCGCGACGGCACGGAAGCCGGCGTCGGCGAGCGCGGTCAGCTGATGGCGCCAGGTCCACCAGAACTGCGGGAAGCCGTGCAGCAGCAGTACGAGCGGCCCGTCCCCCAGCTCGGCGATGTGGAAGCGTGCCCCGTTGGCCGCAACGTCGCGGTGGGTCCAGGGGCCGTCGAGGCGTACGGGACTGCCTGAGCCGGGGCCTGTGGGGCCGAATGCGCTGGAATCGGGGACGGTCATGCGGACGAGCGTGCCACAGCGGACG from Streptomyces sp. NBC_01707 includes the following:
- a CDS encoding CoA pyrophosphatase, which codes for MKTHEQSHVRTDGQMPDRSDVEKREHDHTAGAGRDDAIAVTTDGLPGWLDPVVRAARTVEPRQLSRFLPPENGAGRQSAVLILFGEGERGPELLLMERSGSLRSHAGQPSFPGGALDPEDGDQATTGPLRAALREAEEETGLDPRGVQLFGVLPRLYIPVSSFVVTPVLGWWRAPSPVGVVDPAETARVFTVPVADLTDPANRVTTVHPSGHLGPAFLVESALVWGFTAGVIDRILHFAGWERPWDRSRQVPLDWRA
- a CDS encoding MarP family serine protease, producing the protein MNVLDILLLAGAVWFAVIGYRQGFVVGILSVIGFLGGGLVAVYLLPILWDQLTDSSEVSSTAAVVAVIIVIVCASVGQAFTTHLGNKLRRYITWSPARALDATGGALVNVVAMLLVAWLIGSALAGTSLPTLGKEVRNSSVLLGVSRVMPSQASTWFTDFSSVLAQNGFPQVFSPFANEPITEVRAPDPALAGSPVATRAKQSIVKVVGTAPSCGKVLEGTGFVFSDRRVMTNAHVVGGVDEPTVQIGGQGRLYDAKVVLYDWRRDIAVLDVPGLDAKPLKFTDTNHDAASGNSAIVAGFPENGSYDVRAARVRGRIDANGPDIYHRGTVRRDVYSLYATVRQGNSGGPLLTPDGKVFGVVFAKSLDDPQTGYALTADEIRQDITTGRTANQQVDSQACAL
- a CDS encoding alpha/beta fold hydrolase → MTVPDSSAFGPTGPGSGSPVRLDGPWTHRDVAANGARFHIAELGDGPLVLLLHGFPQFWWTWRHQLTALADAGFRAVAMDLRGVGGSDRTPRGYDPANLALDITGVIRSLGEPDAALVGHDMGGYLAWTAAVMRPKLVRRLAVSSMPHPRRWRSSMLSDFAQSRAGSYIWGFQRPWVPERQLVADDAALVGRLIRDWSGPRTAEFPDDAALDVYRRAMCIPSTAHCSIEPYRWMVRSMARPDGIQFNRRMKRPVRVPTLHLHGSLDPAVRTRSAAGSGQYVEAPYRWRLFDGLGHFPHEEDPVGFSTELINWLKDPEPDR